The Prionailurus bengalensis isolate Pbe53 chromosome E4, Fcat_Pben_1.1_paternal_pri, whole genome shotgun sequence region CCTTCAAGCCTGCGGCAAGCTACTTCCAGGGTGGTCAGAGCCTCTTCTCCACACTGACCCAGGGTAGCCTCATCCTCTAGGGCCGTGCCTGCCAGGAGCACGACTTGATCTTCTGGAGCGACGCCCTCCAGAGAGGCTACATGAACCTTGATCTGGGCGACCGTCTCCTGGCCGATCACCTCGAGGGTGTGTAGCTCCTGGGCGTGGACAAAAAGCTGCATGTCGGCCACTGGACGACGGCCACCGCAGCCACGACCACAAAGATGGAGTCGAGAAAGAGCtctgttcagtttttaaatttaattgttaaagttctatttggttctttttcgaGTCTGATCATTTTTGTAATCTT contains the following coding sequences:
- the LOC122475643 gene encoding ubiquitin-like protein FUBI, with protein sequence MQLFVHAQELHTLEVIGQETVAQIKVHVASLEGVAPEDQVVLLAGTALEDEATLGQCGEEALTTLEVACRRLEGKVHGSLTRAGKVRGQTPEVAKQEKE